A window of Castanea sativa cultivar Marrone di Chiusa Pesio chromosome 1, ASM4071231v1 contains these coding sequences:
- the LOC142634875 gene encoding zinc finger protein 4: MKPNFDLEIKAPSESDSEVSSQVASNISIQETSAGPSNDSLTNCSHLTNLIVAQSESEPITLDLTLSFNTDDLCGRDSLGLSLSSTSESSNEPASHTTTAAIPRVFSCNYCQRKFFSSQALGGHQNAHKRERTLAKRAMRMGIFSERYASLASLPLHGSSIRSLGIKAHSSVHYGFVPPVRPSEIRNNTRFQNGYMGMPIFVEDDEAELLWPGSFRQVAEAGNPPHPSFVLTESSDINFVEVTPQVDIDNSTPDLTLKL; this comes from the coding sequence ATGAAACCTAACTTTGACCTTGAAATAAAAGCCCCTTCAGAAAGTGATTCTGAAGTTAGCAGCCAAGTTGCTTCCAACATATCCATTCAAGAAACCTCTGCAGGTCCCTCCAATGACAGCCTCACTAACTGTTCCCATCTCACTAATCTCATAGTGGCTCAATCAGAGTCGGAGCCAATCACTCTTGACTTAACTCTCAGCTTCAACACTGATGATCTATGTGGAAGGGATTCATTGGGACTCTCATTGTCAAGCACTAGCGAGAGTAGCAACGAACCTGCATCCCATACTACAACAGCAGCCATCCCACGAGTTTTTTCTTGCAATTACTGTCAACGCAAGTTCTTCAGCTCGCAGGCTCTTGGTGGACACCAAAATGCACATAAGAGAGAACGAACACTGGCAAAGCGGGCTATGCGAATGGGTATATTCTCAGAGAGGTATGCCAGCCTAGCATCTCTGCCTCTGCATGGATCTTCAATCAGGTCCCTGGGAATCAAAGCACACTCTTCAGTGCATTATGGCTTTGTGCCACCGGTTAGGCCTTCTGAGATCAGAAACAATACAAGATTTCAAAATGGCTATATGGGAATGCCTATTTTCGTCGAGGATGATGAGGCAGAGCTGTTGTGGCCTGGTAGTTTCCGTCAAGTTGCTGAGGCAGGTAATCCTCCTCATCCTAGTTTTGTATTGACTGAAAGTTCAGACATAAATTTTGTAGAGGTGACTCCACAAGTTGACATAGACAACTCTACACCCGATCTCACACTGAAACTTTGA
- the LOC142621546 gene encoding cyclin-C1-2-like, whose protein sequence is MAANFWTSSHCKQLLDQEEVDVVPPLDKEKGITLEDFKHIKMHMANYIWKLAQHVKVRQRVVATAVTYMRRVYTRKSMTEYDPRLVAPTCLYLASKAEESTVQARLLVFYIKKLYTDEKYRYDRYEIKDILEMEMKILEALNYYLVVFHPYRALSQLLQDASLNDISMTQLTWGLLNDTYRMDLILVHAPHLIALACIYIASVLREKDTTAWFEELRVDMNVVKNISMEILDFYENHRMITDDRIIAALSKLNLKP, encoded by the exons ATGGCCGCCAATTTCTGGACATCATCGCACTG CAAACAGTTGTTGGACCAGGAAGAGGTGGATGTGGTGCCCCCACTTGACAAAGAAAAGGGCATCACTCTTGAGGACTTCAAGCACATTAAGATGCACATGGCCAACT aTATATGGAAATTGGCTCAACATGTTAAAGTGAGGCAAAG GGTTGTAGCTACTGCAGTGACATATATGAGACGTGTTTACACCag AAAGAGTATGACAGAATATGATCCACGTCTTGTGGCTCCAACCTGCTTGTACCTGGCTTCAAAAGCAGAAGAAAGCACAGTGCAGGCCAGGCTTCTtgtattttacattaaaaaattat ATACTGATGAAAAGTATAGGTATGATAGATATGAAATCAAAGACATCCTTgaaatggaaatgaagattttagAAGCACTCAACTATTATTTAGTTGTATTCCATCCTTATCGAGCATTGTCTCA GTTGCTTCAGGATGCAAGCCTGAATGATATAAGTATGACTCAATTAACTTG GGGACTATTGAATGACACCTACAGGATGGACCTTATTCTTGTACATGCTCCACATCTGATAGCTTTAGCTTGCATTTACATTGCTAGTGTACTAAGGGAGAAGGATACCACTGCATGGTTTGAAGAACTTCGTGTTGATATGAATGTG GTGAAAAATATCTCTATGGAGATACTAGACTTCTATGAAAACCACAGAATGATCACAGATGATCGAATCATTGCTGCTTTAAGCAAGCTAAATTTGAAGCCGTAA